One segment of Shewanella piezotolerans WP3 DNA contains the following:
- a CDS encoding DUF6677 family protein gives MKTSVKAALLSAFVCPGAGHFYLKQRAMGNIILVTAIAAISYLCWHAYQKAQLISEKIINGEIPLQLDAIYSAVTQAPAGNEALWINIATAGFVLSWVVGVADSFRLGRRQD, from the coding sequence ATGAAAACCTCAGTAAAAGCCGCGTTGTTATCAGCATTTGTATGCCCGGGAGCAGGTCATTTTTATCTAAAGCAGCGCGCTATGGGAAATATTATTCTGGTCACTGCAATCGCTGCGATAAGTTACCTATGCTGGCATGCTTATCAAAAAGCACAGCTTATCTCTGAGAAGATAATCAATGGTGAAATTCCGCTACAACTCGATGCCATTTACAGTGCAGTTACTCAAGCGCCTGCTGGTAATGAAGCATTATGGATCAATATTGCTACTGCAGGTTTTGTGCTTTCTTGGGTGGTAGGTGTGGCTGATTCATTTCGCTTAGGTCGCCGCCAAGATTGA
- a CDS encoding co-chaperone GroES, whose translation MNIRPLHDRVIVKRSEVESKSAGGIVLTGSAAEQSSRGEVLAVGNGRILENGSVMALDVKVGDIVIFNEGYGVKKEKIDGEEVLILSESDLMAVVG comes from the coding sequence ATGAATATTCGCCCATTACATGATCGTGTCATTGTTAAACGTTCAGAAGTTGAATCAAAGTCAGCTGGTGGCATCGTACTAACTGGTAGTGCTGCTGAGCAGTCTAGCCGCGGTGAAGTTTTAGCTGTAGGTAATGGACGCATTCTTGAAAACGGTAGCGTAATGGCGCTAGACGTTAAAGTTGGCGACATCGTGATCTTCAACGAAGGTTATGGCGTGAAAAAAGAAAAGATTGATGGTGAAGAAGTACTGATTTTATCTGAATCAGACTTAATGGCAGTTGTTGGGTAA
- a CDS encoding MATE family efflux transporter, giving the protein MRDRHGLLTQPIGRVLLNMSLPNLIGILTILGFSLVDTFFISQLGTEALAAISFTFPVTLIISSIAIGIGAGVSTNLGRLIGSGHADKAKVFLHDALLLTFLLTAFISAFGSLFIDPLFSLLGANQSSLPLIHDYMFTWYLGAPLLVLLMVGNQGLRATGDTRSPAKIMMLAALINLILDPLLIFGIGPFPRLEIQGAAIATVISWVVALSLSTHLLIFKRHLVEFAEFNVVRLRCNWKQLAHIAQPAALMNLLNPVANAMIMAMLARIDHSAVAAFGAGTRLESVMLIAVMALSSSLVPFVAQNLGAGQTTRARDALLLSLKFVLILQTLLYLPLIFAAEPLARLFSNDPQVIEWLSFYILVLPAAYGPLGIVILVATSLNAYHRPMSSLILNICRLFLIMLPLAALGSYLGGVKGLLLALPVTNTLMGIACYILARRISEPELAAVTQEEN; this is encoded by the coding sequence ATGAGAGACAGACACGGGCTGCTAACACAGCCGATTGGTCGTGTACTGCTAAATATGAGCCTCCCAAACCTGATTGGTATTCTAACCATTCTTGGGTTCAGCCTCGTTGACACTTTTTTTATCAGCCAGTTAGGCACAGAAGCTCTGGCTGCTATCAGCTTTACTTTTCCTGTGACCCTGATTATTTCAAGCATTGCTATCGGCATTGGCGCTGGGGTATCAACCAATTTGGGCCGCTTAATCGGTAGCGGACATGCCGATAAAGCCAAAGTGTTTTTACATGACGCCTTACTGCTCACGTTTTTATTAACCGCGTTCATATCGGCATTTGGTAGCCTATTCATTGATCCACTGTTTAGCTTACTGGGCGCAAACCAAAGCAGCTTGCCGCTGATCCATGACTACATGTTCACTTGGTATTTAGGCGCACCATTACTGGTGCTGTTAATGGTAGGTAACCAAGGACTTCGCGCCACTGGCGATACTCGATCACCCGCAAAGATAATGATGCTAGCGGCACTGATAAACCTGATATTAGATCCGTTACTTATCTTTGGTATCGGGCCATTTCCGCGCTTAGAGATCCAAGGGGCAGCCATTGCCACTGTGATCTCCTGGGTTGTGGCACTGTCGCTGTCGACTCATTTATTGATTTTTAAACGTCATCTGGTCGAGTTTGCCGAGTTTAATGTTGTCAGACTTAGATGCAACTGGAAGCAATTAGCCCATATCGCTCAGCCTGCTGCGCTAATGAATCTGCTCAATCCAGTGGCGAATGCCATGATAATGGCGATGTTGGCGCGTATCGACCACAGTGCGGTGGCCGCCTTTGGTGCCGGCACACGTTTAGAATCAGTCATGCTGATTGCCGTGATGGCGCTATCATCGAGTTTAGTGCCTTTTGTGGCGCAAAACCTCGGCGCAGGACAAACCACTCGCGCCCGTGACGCACTGCTGTTATCACTCAAATTTGTGTTGATACTTCAAACCTTGCTGTACCTGCCACTAATATTTGCTGCAGAGCCGTTAGCACGACTATTTAGTAACGACCCGCAGGTCATTGAGTGGTTAAGCTTTTATATCTTGGTGCTGCCTGCGGCTTATGGCCCGTTAGGCATCGTTATCTTAGTAGCAACCTCCTTAAACGCTTATCATCGACCGATGAGTTCACTCATTCTAAATATCTGTCGGTTGTTTTTAATTATGCTGCCTTTAGCCGCACTAGGTTCCTATTTAGGTGGTGTAAAAGGCTTGCTGCTCGCCCTCCCCGTCACTAATACCTTAATGGGTATTGCTTGTTATATTCTGGCGCGGCGCATTTCTGAACCTGAGCTCGCCGCCGTCACACAAGAAGAGAACTAG
- a CDS encoding efflux RND transporter periplasmic adaptor subunit: MKHLPTTLSFIVLTSVLAGCSAESIETPAPTVRPVKLLEVTDVNAGSIRVFPAKVAATRQADLAFRLSGHLVEFAFFEGQHVKKGTVLARLDSRDARNTLLNREADYELAAADFKRKGELLRRELISQAEYDTAQAQLKSSQANLASAQDQLSYTELKAPFDGTIAKISIDNYQMVQANQSILVLQKDRNIDVVIQVPESLASNIARFNPNAVTQPTVRFTTNPELSFPVKLKEHATQVTPGTQSYEVVFTLPQPTDINILPGMSAELTMDVSNSRLSDITSVLPASAITKRDTDGQNIIWTFDADSGKVHSQVVTLGKVTTNGIEVTQGVNVGDKVVVAGVQYLVEELQVKPLRWQRGV; this comes from the coding sequence ATGAAGCACTTGCCCACTACCCTCTCGTTTATTGTTCTTACCTCAGTGTTAGCGGGTTGCAGCGCAGAGTCTATTGAAACACCAGCGCCAACGGTGCGGCCAGTTAAGCTACTTGAGGTGACCGATGTCAATGCGGGCTCAATTCGTGTCTTTCCGGCTAAAGTTGCCGCCACCAGACAAGCCGATCTGGCATTTAGACTGTCTGGCCATTTGGTAGAATTTGCTTTTTTTGAGGGGCAACATGTTAAAAAAGGCACCGTACTGGCAAGACTAGATAGCCGTGATGCCCGCAATACCTTACTTAATCGTGAGGCTGATTATGAGCTAGCAGCTGCCGACTTTAAGCGTAAAGGTGAGTTACTGCGCCGCGAGCTTATCTCACAAGCAGAATATGACACAGCTCAAGCACAGCTTAAATCGTCACAGGCAAATCTTGCTAGCGCGCAAGATCAGCTCAGTTACACTGAGCTGAAAGCGCCGTTTGACGGTACGATTGCCAAGATATCAATTGACAACTATCAGATGGTGCAAGCAAATCAGTCAATTTTGGTGCTGCAAAAAGATCGTAATATCGATGTGGTAATCCAAGTGCCAGAGTCGCTCGCCAGTAATATCGCCCGCTTTAATCCCAACGCGGTCACCCAACCTACGGTACGTTTCACCACTAATCCAGAGCTATCTTTTCCAGTCAAACTCAAAGAGCACGCCACTCAGGTCACTCCTGGTACTCAAAGCTACGAAGTGGTATTTACCCTACCACAGCCAACTGATATCAACATTTTACCGGGTATGAGTGCTGAGCTTACTATGGATGTTTCTAACAGCAGGTTGAGTGACATTACCTCAGTATTACCGGCCAGTGCCATTACCAAACGCGACACTGATGGCCAGAACATAATTTGGACCTTCGACGCTGATAGCGGCAAAGTTCATTCACAGGTTGTTACGCTAGGTAAGGTAACCACCAACGGCATTGAAGTGACACAAGGTGTGAACGTAGGCGATAAGGTTGTGGTCGCTGGTGTGCAATACCTTGTTGAAGAACTCCAAGTTAAGCCGCTTCGCTGGCAGCGAGGGGTGTAG
- a CDS encoding zinc-dependent metalloprotease translates to MKPYKLALAIALATVPLTSVYAATNTATIIKKSQAATGFINLFYEKASGDLYLEANKLNKPFLLLTSLPHGVGSNDIGLDRGQLGRTRMVQFERHGPYLILKQLNTAYRASTDNAAEQRAVKEAFAESVLWRGKVVKGKRNLVAINELVVNDLHGISEVLEQTKQGSYQLDKSKSLILPEGVKSFERNSDVDVLLTFNSAKAGNYVAQVTPDAKHLSVRLRYSFIALPEEQYQVRSYHPMSGYLSDDYLDYGTRVDQDIRQRFLLRHRLEKVTPGAAPSQVVKPITYYLDPGVPEPIRSALLEGARWWEDAFTDAGFINGFKVELLPEDADPQDVRYNVIQWVHRATRGWSYGSAVTDPRTGEIIKGHVTLGSQRVRQDHLIARGLTAGWQDRAAADDAAMALSLARIRQLSAHEVGHTLGLDHNFAASSNDNASVMDYPHPMVTVNGGKIDISKPYDEGVGAWDKYTVAYGYSEFAPEQEKVKLAELRNQVERKGLRYIGEADSRSAGASNAYASLWDNGTDPVAELKRLGAVRAKAIQDFSAATLLAEQPKGELSDAFVPIYLLTRFQLTAAAKFIGGTDYTYGDGVDGKSWHYLAPALQQQALEAILSTLTPDELTISEPLQQMLVPKAGNYQNTRESFHSGLGVVADPLGMAEVLSRHALSQVFVPERINRVNQAYLNDKEQWSVVKITDKVLAKTVFNDIPTGAELGVWMRVNAVTIDVLLQAYHNEKTRPEVKAQLAERLTYTVKQLKRKVKRVSAYEAAHFAWLQQGIEKGLLNPEIKLIIKPLPMPPGSPI, encoded by the coding sequence ATGAAACCCTACAAACTCGCACTGGCAATCGCCTTAGCGACAGTGCCATTGACTAGTGTGTATGCTGCTACAAATACTGCGACTATTATTAAAAAAAGCCAGGCAGCCACCGGTTTCATTAATCTGTTTTATGAGAAAGCCTCTGGTGATCTCTATCTCGAAGCGAACAAGCTAAATAAACCATTCTTGCTGCTGACTAGTCTGCCACATGGCGTAGGCTCTAATGATATCGGTTTAGACAGAGGACAGTTAGGCCGTACACGCATGGTGCAGTTTGAGCGTCATGGTCCATACCTAATTCTTAAGCAGCTTAATACTGCTTACCGAGCGAGTACGGATAATGCGGCTGAGCAACGTGCCGTTAAAGAAGCCTTTGCCGAATCGGTGTTATGGCGTGGAAAAGTGGTTAAAGGTAAGCGTAACTTAGTGGCTATCAACGAGCTAGTGGTTAATGATTTACATGGTATTAGCGAAGTATTAGAACAAACTAAACAGGGCAGTTACCAGTTAGATAAGAGCAAGTCATTAATCTTACCTGAAGGAGTAAAGTCCTTTGAGCGCAATAGCGATGTTGATGTACTGCTGACCTTTAATAGTGCCAAAGCTGGTAACTATGTCGCACAGGTTACTCCTGACGCTAAGCATTTATCTGTCCGTCTTCGTTATTCCTTTATTGCTTTACCAGAAGAGCAGTATCAAGTGCGTAGTTACCACCCAATGAGTGGTTACCTCTCTGATGATTACCTCGATTACGGTACTCGTGTTGACCAAGATATCCGTCAGCGCTTTTTACTGCGCCATCGATTAGAGAAAGTAACGCCGGGTGCTGCGCCTAGCCAGGTCGTTAAGCCGATTACTTATTACCTAGATCCTGGAGTACCAGAGCCTATCCGTTCAGCGCTGCTTGAAGGAGCTCGTTGGTGGGAAGATGCCTTTACTGATGCAGGTTTTATCAACGGCTTTAAAGTGGAGTTATTGCCCGAGGATGCCGATCCGCAAGATGTACGCTATAACGTCATTCAGTGGGTGCACCGTGCAACCCGTGGTTGGTCGTATGGCTCAGCCGTTACCGACCCTAGAACAGGTGAGATCATCAAAGGGCATGTCACGTTAGGCAGTCAACGGGTACGACAAGACCACCTTATCGCACGTGGATTAACGGCAGGCTGGCAAGACAGAGCGGCAGCAGATGATGCCGCTATGGCACTGTCTTTAGCACGTATCAGGCAGTTATCTGCGCACGAAGTTGGCCATACATTGGGCTTAGATCATAACTTTGCAGCATCAAGCAATGATAATGCTTCTGTCATGGATTACCCACATCCTATGGTTACGGTAAATGGCGGTAAGATTGATATCAGTAAACCTTATGATGAAGGTGTTGGTGCGTGGGATAAGTACACAGTAGCGTACGGCTACAGTGAGTTTGCTCCAGAGCAGGAAAAAGTTAAGCTGGCTGAACTTCGAAATCAGGTTGAACGTAAAGGGTTGCGTTACATCGGTGAGGCAGATTCTCGTAGTGCAGGCGCGAGCAATGCCTATGCTAGTTTATGGGATAATGGCACAGACCCTGTTGCAGAGCTGAAACGATTAGGTGCAGTACGTGCAAAGGCAATACAGGATTTTTCTGCAGCAACACTGCTAGCCGAGCAACCAAAAGGTGAGTTGAGTGATGCATTTGTTCCTATCTATTTGCTAACGAGGTTTCAGCTAACAGCAGCAGCTAAGTTTATTGGTGGAACTGATTACACTTATGGAGATGGGGTCGATGGTAAAAGCTGGCACTATCTAGCCCCAGCGCTGCAACAGCAAGCATTAGAAGCAATTTTATCGACCTTAACACCCGATGAATTGACTATCTCTGAACCATTGCAGCAGATGTTAGTTCCAAAAGCGGGTAACTATCAAAACACTCGTGAGAGTTTCCATTCGGGATTAGGAGTAGTGGCAGATCCGCTAGGTATGGCAGAAGTACTGAGTCGTCATGCTTTGTCACAAGTGTTTGTGCCAGAACGCATTAACCGGGTGAACCAAGCTTACCTTAACGATAAAGAGCAGTGGTCAGTGGTTAAGATCACCGATAAAGTACTGGCCAAAACAGTGTTCAACGATATTCCTACAGGGGCTGAGCTAGGAGTGTGGATGCGGGTTAACGCGGTCACTATTGATGTATTACTACAGGCTTATCACAATGAAAAAACTAGACCTGAGGTTAAGGCGCAACTGGCTGAGCGCTTAACTTATACCGTGAAGCAATTAAAGCGAAAAGTGAAGCGAGTTAGTGCTTATGAAGCGGCGCATTTTGCTTGGTTGCAGCAAGGTATTGAAAAGGGCTTACTTAATCCAGAAATTAAGTTGATTATTAAGCCTTTACCTATGCCGCCTGGTTCACCTATCTAA
- a CDS encoding Qnr family pentapeptide repeat protein, translated as MQASKQIFIDEDFSDQDLQDAHFEHCEFHHCRFNHADLTDARFSHCKFVQQGEDEGCDFSYATLTSASFKHCNLSMALFKGARCYGIELRECNLQGSDFSRASFANYITAKSYFCSAYITACNLAYADLNNALLEECELFDNRWRGANLIGASMKGADLSGGEFSAEQWGSFELSGCNLTRVELEGLDPRKVSLEGVMINQWQQEQLLAPLGLIITAD; from the coding sequence ATGCAAGCATCAAAACAGATATTTATCGATGAAGATTTTAGCGACCAAGATCTACAAGATGCTCACTTTGAGCATTGTGAGTTTCACCACTGCCGCTTTAATCATGCCGATTTGACGGATGCCCGCTTTAGCCACTGTAAGTTTGTACAACAAGGCGAAGATGAAGGCTGTGATTTTAGCTACGCCACACTCACCAGTGCCAGTTTTAAGCATTGCAATTTGAGTATGGCGCTATTTAAAGGCGCCCGTTGCTACGGTATTGAGCTGCGCGAATGCAATCTGCAGGGTAGTGATTTTAGCCGAGCAAGTTTTGCTAATTACATCACCGCTAAAAGCTATTTTTGCTCCGCTTATATCACCGCTTGTAACTTGGCGTACGCAGACTTAAACAATGCACTACTTGAAGAGTGTGAACTGTTCGATAATCGCTGGCGCGGTGCCAATCTAATAGGTGCCTCGATGAAAGGTGCCGACCTAAGTGGTGGCGAATTCTCGGCCGAACAATGGGGCAGTTTTGAGCTTAGCGGCTGTAACCTCACCCGCGTTGAACTTGAAGGCTTAGATCCACGCAAGGTGTCACTTGAAGGGGTGATGATTAACCAGTGGCAACAGGAACAATTACTTGCACCATTAGGGCTGATCATTACTGCTGACTAG
- a CDS encoding efflux RND transporter permease subunit, protein MNFAEYSITHKVISWMFALLLLVGGSVSFLNLGQLEFPEFTIKQALVVTAYPGASPEQVEEEVTLPLEDALQQLEGIKHITSVNSAGLSQIEIEMADNYAGDQLPQVWDEVRRKVNDKINELPPGALTPKVIDDFGDVYGILLNVSGDGYSDRELQNYADFLRRELVLVDGIKKVTIACKVMDQVVVEISQQKLNALGLDQDYIYGLIQSQNVVSNAGSVRVGDNRIRIHPTGEFDNVSQMERLLISPPGSAKLIYLGDIANIYKDVEETPDNIYHADGNKALSIGIAFASGVNVVDVGAAVNARMAELNSDLPIGMSLDTVYDQSKMVDDTVSGFLVNLAESIAIVIGVLLIFMGVRSGLLMGLVLLLTILGTFIVMNVLNIELQIISLGALIIALGMLVDNAIVVTEGILIGIKRGKTRLETAKSVISQTQWPLLGATIIAIIAFAPIGLSDNSTGEFCVSLFQVLLISLFISWITAMTLTPFFCNIMFKDGVANDDVDEDPYKGWLFTLYRQTLNIAMRFRSVTLLLVIAALVSAVFGFGQVKNVFFPASNTPMFFVDVWMPEGSDIKATEKLLSRIEADIKQQQAEHDIGLTNLTTVVGQGAQRFVLSYVPEKGYSAYGQLLIEMSDLTTLNQYMRKLETELSQSYPEAEYRFKYMENGPSPAAKIEARFYGEDPEVLRQLAAQAATILNNEPTATAVRHNWRNQVNLIRPQLALAQARETGISKTDLDNSLLINFSGKQIGTYRENSHLLPIIARAPASERLDAESIWKLQVWSSDNNTFVPVTQVVSNFETEWENPLIMRRDRKRVIAVLADPINGTGETADSVFRKVKTEIESITLPSGYELEWGGEYETSLEAQESVFSSIPLGYLAMFLITVLLFNSVRQPLVIWFTVPLAIIGVVAGLLLFDAPFSFMAMLGMLSLTGMIIKNGIVLVDQINLELSEGKEAYQAVVDSSVSRVRPVLMAAITTMLGMIPLLSDAFFGSMAITIIFGLGFASVLTLIVLPVTYTLMFRIPYPHKQVR, encoded by the coding sequence ATGAATTTTGCAGAATATTCGATCACTCACAAGGTGATCAGCTGGATGTTTGCCCTCCTATTACTGGTAGGCGGTTCAGTGTCATTTTTAAACTTAGGGCAACTGGAGTTTCCTGAATTTACCATTAAACAAGCATTGGTTGTTACTGCCTATCCTGGTGCGTCACCTGAACAAGTTGAAGAGGAAGTGACTCTCCCACTAGAAGATGCCTTGCAGCAACTAGAAGGGATTAAACATATCACCTCTGTTAACAGTGCAGGCTTGTCTCAGATTGAGATAGAGATGGCAGACAACTATGCCGGTGACCAGTTACCCCAGGTTTGGGATGAAGTACGCCGCAAAGTGAACGACAAAATCAATGAGCTACCTCCGGGCGCATTAACGCCAAAGGTGATTGATGATTTTGGTGATGTTTACGGTATTTTGCTTAATGTCAGTGGCGACGGTTATAGCGATCGTGAATTGCAAAACTATGCTGACTTTTTAAGGCGTGAACTGGTACTGGTCGACGGCATTAAAAAGGTGACGATTGCCTGTAAAGTGATGGACCAAGTCGTGGTTGAGATCTCTCAGCAAAAACTTAACGCCCTCGGGTTAGATCAAGACTACATCTATGGTCTTATTCAAAGCCAAAATGTGGTGTCGAATGCCGGCAGCGTCCGCGTGGGTGATAACCGTATACGTATTCATCCCACTGGAGAGTTTGATAATGTTAGTCAAATGGAGCGTCTGCTAATAAGCCCTCCAGGTAGCGCTAAGCTTATCTACCTCGGTGATATTGCCAATATATACAAAGATGTTGAAGAGACACCGGACAATATCTACCACGCCGATGGCAACAAAGCGTTATCTATTGGCATTGCTTTTGCCAGTGGTGTCAACGTGGTAGATGTGGGCGCGGCGGTTAATGCTCGTATGGCCGAGCTTAATAGTGACCTGCCTATCGGTATGTCTTTAGATACCGTGTATGACCAAAGCAAGATGGTTGACGATACCGTCAGCGGATTTTTGGTTAACTTGGCAGAATCTATTGCGATCGTGATTGGTGTGCTATTGATCTTTATGGGCGTCCGCTCAGGTTTACTAATGGGCCTAGTGTTACTGCTAACAATACTTGGCACTTTCATCGTCATGAACGTGCTCAATATTGAGCTGCAGATCATCTCCCTGGGTGCGCTCATTATTGCACTGGGTATGCTGGTTGATAATGCAATTGTGGTCACAGAGGGCATTTTAATTGGTATTAAACGAGGTAAAACTCGCTTAGAAACAGCTAAGAGTGTTATCTCACAAACTCAGTGGCCACTACTTGGTGCCACCATCATCGCCATTATTGCTTTTGCTCCGATTGGCTTGTCTGACAACTCTACTGGTGAATTCTGTGTGTCGCTGTTTCAAGTGTTGTTGATCTCTCTGTTTATCAGCTGGATCACCGCCATGACGCTCACACCATTCTTCTGCAACATCATGTTTAAAGATGGTGTCGCAAATGATGATGTCGATGAAGACCCATATAAAGGCTGGCTATTTACCCTGTATCGTCAAACGCTAAATATTGCCATGCGTTTTCGTTCTGTCACTTTACTCTTAGTTATCGCAGCATTGGTTTCGGCAGTATTTGGCTTTGGTCAGGTGAAGAACGTGTTCTTCCCAGCTTCAAATACCCCGATGTTCTTCGTTGATGTATGGATGCCTGAAGGCTCCGATATTAAAGCCACTGAAAAACTGCTTTCTCGCATTGAAGCAGACATTAAGCAACAGCAGGCCGAACATGATATTGGCCTGACCAACTTAACCACTGTTGTCGGCCAAGGTGCACAGCGATTTGTACTCTCTTATGTGCCAGAAAAGGGTTACAGCGCTTATGGTCAGCTACTCATAGAGATGAGTGATTTGACCACACTTAATCAATATATGCGCAAACTTGAAACAGAGCTGAGCCAGAGTTACCCAGAGGCCGAGTACCGCTTTAAATATATGGAGAACGGCCCAAGCCCAGCGGCAAAAATTGAAGCTCGTTTTTATGGTGAAGATCCAGAGGTACTGCGCCAACTAGCCGCGCAAGCCGCGACGATACTGAACAATGAACCTACTGCCACTGCTGTGCGCCACAACTGGCGTAATCAGGTTAACCTTATTCGCCCGCAGCTTGCGCTCGCACAGGCAAGAGAAACAGGCATAAGTAAGACAGATTTAGATAATTCGCTGTTGATTAATTTCAGTGGTAAACAGATTGGTACCTATCGTGAAAATAGCCACCTACTGCCAATTATTGCTCGTGCGCCAGCAAGTGAAAGACTGGATGCGGAAAGTATTTGGAAGTTACAAGTATGGAGCTCAGACAACAATACCTTTGTACCTGTCACGCAAGTCGTGTCTAACTTCGAAACAGAGTGGGAAAACCCGCTCATTATGCGACGCGATCGTAAGCGTGTTATTGCCGTGCTTGCTGACCCAATTAATGGCACTGGCGAGACTGCCGATTCGGTATTTAGAAAGGTAAAAACTGAGATTGAATCGATTACGCTACCAAGTGGCTACGAGCTTGAATGGGGCGGCGAATATGAAACGTCTCTAGAAGCACAAGAGTCGGTGTTTAGCTCTATTCCACTGGGTTACTTGGCGATGTTTTTAATCACCGTATTGCTGTTTAACTCGGTAAGGCAACCGTTAGTTATCTGGTTTACTGTGCCACTGGCGATTATCGGTGTGGTAGCTGGACTACTGTTATTTGATGCCCCCTTTAGCTTCATGGCGATGCTAGGCATGTTGAGCCTAACCGGTATGATCATTAAAAATGGTATTGTGTTGGTAGACCAAATAAACCTTGAGCTCAGCGAAGGTAAAGAGGCTTACCAAGCGGTGGTGGACTCTTCAGTGAGTCGTGTAAGACCTGTATTAATGGCGGCAATTACGACTATGCTGGGGATGATCCCATTGTTGTCTGATGCCTTCTTTGGCTCAATGGCAATTACCATCATCTTTGGTTTAGGTTTTGCGTCAGTGCTCACGCTTATTGTACTACCAGTAACCTATACCTTAATGTTCCGCATTCCTTATCCACATAAGCAAGTACGATAA
- a CDS encoding LysR family transcriptional regulator yields MKTEDITLFHRIVETGSLVEAADILNLPKSTLSRRLQLLEDELNVKLFHRQSRAMTLTASGSHFYDKTTPMLAQLEQTMSELSGQNAEVAGHLRILIFPIPELIHITHAIFEFMDLNPGLTVEIIVSTEPQDMIRNNIDLAFMLEDAFNENEMVARHMITEMVHFFASPEYLAKTDIPLTQECLSEHNSILFRYPNGKIFNDVPFGKDRTLAVKGNLCVNSLETCLEATLMGRGISMMPLAFAQEHVDSGKLKMLFEEIEPYEGKCYLVYPSRRFISLASQRFIDFMMKAMEECIEKGDCNRDVIVRGVFKSMN; encoded by the coding sequence ATGAAAACTGAAGATATAACCTTGTTCCATCGAATTGTAGAAACTGGCAGCCTGGTCGAGGCGGCTGATATTTTAAATCTACCTAAGTCGACGCTGAGTCGACGACTGCAATTGCTTGAAGATGAGCTGAATGTAAAGCTGTTTCATCGTCAGAGCCGAGCGATGACATTAACTGCTTCAGGCAGCCATTTTTACGACAAAACAACACCTATGCTTGCGCAGCTAGAGCAGACCATGTCTGAATTGTCGGGGCAAAACGCTGAAGTTGCTGGTCATTTGCGGATCCTGATTTTTCCTATTCCTGAGCTTATTCATATTACTCACGCTATCTTTGAGTTTATGGATCTCAATCCAGGGTTAACGGTAGAGATTATTGTCAGTACAGAGCCACAAGATATGATCCGTAATAACATTGATTTAGCGTTTATGCTTGAAGACGCCTTCAATGAAAACGAGATGGTTGCTAGGCATATGATTACTGAGATGGTGCATTTTTTTGCCAGTCCCGAATATTTAGCTAAAACTGATATCCCACTGACTCAGGAGTGTCTGTCAGAACATAACTCGATACTATTTCGTTACCCAAACGGCAAGATTTTCAACGATGTACCTTTTGGTAAAGACCGTACTTTAGCGGTCAAAGGTAACTTGTGCGTGAATAGTCTAGAGACATGCTTAGAAGCCACTTTAATGGGACGTGGGATCTCTATGATGCCACTGGCTTTTGCCCAAGAACATGTCGACAGCGGTAAGCTTAAAATGTTGTTTGAAGAGATAGAGCCCTATGAGGGGAAATGCTATTTGGTTTATCCGTCGAGGCGGTTTATTAGCCTTGCGAGTCAGCGCTTTATCGACTTTATGATGAAAGCCATGGAAGAGTGTATCGAAAAAGGCGATTGTAATCGGGATGTCATTGTCCGTGGTGTGTTTAAATCGATGAACTAG